Sequence from the Methanosarcina siciliae T4/M genome:
AGCAGCTTTGGCAACTGTAGCAACTGAATTAATAAATGCGCTCATAATGATATATTATCTTCCAAACTTTATAAGTTTGGCTAAATTAATATATGATATAAGAGCACCTGTAATGGCTAGTATTTTGATGTTTCTACTTATGTTTGCGATTAATAGTTATAATGAATTATTTGCCATACCAATCATAATATCATACCCAATATTGATTTATCTTTTAGGCGGGATAGATAAAGAAGATAAAAAGTTGTTTAATAAATTAATAGGAAAACAAATGGACAACAATATTCATGCATCTTCGGTTGAGTGATAGTGGTATTATTAATGAGATTGACCCCTACTATAGTTGATCCCACAATATTTTTTTGGGAAAAACAGCTACATGTGCAGTCACTATACCCAAAACATACTGCACGACAAGTACCAGTAATAATAAAATAACAATTATCTGTTGTTAAACTGGAACTTTTTAATTTATGAAATTTACATTCTGTTCCTTTCTTCCGAAATACGGCTTCAGAAATGTGTGTATAATAAAAGGACTAGGGAACCTCATGATTATAAATATTTAGATATTTTTTATAGATCAATGGGAAATTGGTTTTAACACTTGTTGAAACAATGGTACGAAGTAACCTTTTTTTGTAAGTTAAATTAATATCTTTCCTGATTAAAAGACCAAAAGCTAGCTTTTTATCACCAGCTTCGATGTTATGTTTCGCGGTGAACATTTCAAGAAACATTACATACGCTTTTAAATCATTTACCATTTCATGTGGAACCTGATCAAGATTTAGAGCTTTCTTTGCGGTTATTAGGAAAGGATGAGTCTCTACAGGCTTTTTTCTTTTTACAGCACTGTTGATAACATTTTGGTAATATATTGCACACACCTGACTACTGTAAGCAATTTGATATTTTAGAGCAATCCTACCCCACAGATCAATATCTTCCCCCCACCAAAAGTCAGTTTGAAATCCTCCAATATTTAAAAATATTTTTTTGGGGATCGTTACTGAAGAGGTTCCAAACAAAGCATGCCCGTGCTTATATATCTTAAAATAACTTAGAATTAACCCTTCATTAGGAACTAAGTTTCTCAATTCTTCGTCTAATTCCATCAACACATTACCAATAAATTCATTCTTAATTGATGTTGCATATAGACCTGCGTATGGATAATTGTCCCGCATCCGCAGAATTGTTTCAAGATAATTTGACATCCATTCATCATCAGCATCCAGAAGAGCGATGAGGTCTGAACGACTTTCGCGAACGCCTTGATTACGAGCTTCTGATACACCTGTGCCTTCTTGCCGAATCAATCTAATACGTGAGTCCATGTTTGCAAAGTTTTCCACTATAGTTGGACCATTATCTTCAGATCCTCCATCAACTACAATTACTTCAAAATCGTTAACATTTTGGCCCAAAACAGAACATAATGTTCTCTTAATATGTGGCTCTTTATTGTAAAGAGGAATAACAACCGAAACTTTTACCATATATTCACTTTAAAAGATAATTTGTGTATAGTAAAGCCAGTTAAAGTATATAGGATTTGCGCAATTGGATTTTATGAGAAAGTTCATATAAAAATTACGACTCCAATACATGTGTCTTCGGTAAAGTGAAGAATCGTGATAAATTACCTCCATTTTCATAAAGATTATCAAACATTTGATCAAATTGAAAATTAAGACATAATATCGATTTCATATAATCGGCTAAAACATAAATCAGGCTTCAAGTTCAAAATCAACAACTTAAGACAACAAGAATGATTTCTTATGTTCCTCAGTCAGGGAACTTTTCAAACTATATTACTACTGAATCACAAAGATAAAGTTAATATTAAATTAGTTCTTGAACTGGTATTAAGACTATAAAAAATTCAAGTTTAGAATAACTAACAGAACTTTATAATATAATTGGATTAAACTTAGTTTTGGAACAAATGCTCGAATCAATCTATAATAAGAAACAACTTAAAATTAACCATAAACTACCAGCAATTTGTAGTAACACGAAAAATTGGTAGCGATTATAGACTAAGAATTCAGTTTTGGAAAAGTAACGGTCAATGACTACAACTCCCAAAAATCGACAAGTGTAATATTAGATGATTAAGTGTAATATTGATGATTAAATAAATAGAATATTTGCAAACTAAGACGAATACCAACACGATAATAAATATTTGCAAGTTAAACTTAAATTCATGCCGAAAATGAATATATACCCAATACTACTAGTATTTATATCATTTTTCCTGTTTACTACCATTAGTATGGCTTCCGCTGAAGCGCCAGCCGGATACTATTTTGAATCATATCATGGATATCAATTCAGATATGGTCATATTCCTAATATGAGCTACTTATATAATCACACTTACTATTGTAATCCAGATAATAATCCTGTCCTTGATACAAATGAGACTGTAATTAGACGGAATCCAGATGGGAGTTACACATTTAAAAATGTTACTCAACTTTCGTTGTCATATGGGGGGTCCATAAATTTTGAAAATGTAACATTATATTTTGAACGCAACTACCCTGGTACAGGAGGGGGATTTATGGGAGCGCCGTGGAAAATATCTAATGCTACAATAACTGGCAACGATACAACTATCAATATCGCTTCTAAGGATTTAGGAAGCTATAACCTCCATAATATAACATTTACGAAGATTGGTTCATATACTCTCAACGGAGGTGTATATACAGGGAACATATCCAATATTTGGATATATAATTCTACTAATGGACTGCTAATTAATAACAAAGCCGGAGGTTACATCAAGGATATATATATGCAAGATATGGCCCAACAGTCGTTCTTATGCGAAAATGGAACTCAGGTGATGATAGATAACATTACCATAGAAAGAGGAGGCGACTATCTTAACCCTAAAACCTATGTTGCGTTCATTGTAGCAAGTGGACATGACAATAAAGTTACTAACATATCAGTGAATGGAGGTCCGTGGAGCGGGGTAGATCTCACAGACAATGAATTTAATACGACACTCGAAAATATATATGTGGACAACGCAGGTCATAACGGAGTAGATTTCCATGGCCAATGGAATTGTTCGATTAATAACGTGACAGTTAATGGGTCTATAGCAGAAAATTTCCTGATAGCTGGACCTGATGCAGTCTATCAACCAGATTATAACCTTATAAATTGGACACCGGTTAAGGATGATAGAGTCACACATAACATTACAATAAAAAACTATAATTCCTATAATGCAAGTGGGTCAGCACTATCCGCCAATAGATTAATGAATTTATTTGTTGAAAACCTCACTTCTGACAATAGAGGTGGGGGAATACTGATAAACTACGCTATGGGCGTAAAAATATTGGATGCACAAATACTTAACCATACAGGATATGGAATTGCTTTAGGATTAGGTGGGCGTGGCGTTGTAAAAGATGCTTCAATAATGGATTCATCGTTCAACACTTATGCATGGATGATAGAGACACAGAATGTCAATTTCATTAACACTAAAACTCCATCGTATAGGTTCCAAGCTGGGAATAAGGCTGAATACAAAGTAGGTTATTATGCTGACATTTTAGCAGTAGATCCTAAAGGAAATCAAATATCAGATTGTGCAGTACTAATAACAGCAAACAATACTACGTTTTCAAGTACTAACGGGTTTGGAGATAATCAAACAAGCTTTAACACAGAAAGTAATGGTCATACAGCATTACCAAATGAAAACAGAAAGAATTCTCCAGCAATAACCGAGTATTATAAGAATTACCCAGAAGGAAAATATCTACTCCTCTCTCACACAGCCACCATCACCACTCCGGACGGCCGCACTGTTTCTCTCTCAGGAATCACTCCTGACTCTTCCTGGTACCGTAAAGATCCAAACGTCCCGACCTACACCATCACAGCAATTATCCCGGACGATTCAACCGGCCCGCAGATAACCGGGTTTGCTCCAAGCACGGAAAACCCGTTCAACCCCGGAGAAACTAAAAACTTCAGGGTCTGGACAGATGAGCCTTTGAAAGAGATGGAATGGTATGTGGACGGAAAACTTGTTTCCGAAGGGTCCCTTAATTACACGTGGACTATAACAAAAGACGAATCAGTAATTAAATTTGAGGGGTCAAACGCAAACGGAGATGTTAGCAAGAGCTGGGACGTATGGGGAACTGGGGGTAATTCGTCGGATCTGATCGAATTTTTTCCGGAAGATACTTCGCTCGTTAAGAATACAGGAGAGTCCGTATACTTCAATGTAAGTTCCGGCCGGGCTTTGACCGCAAACTGGTTCGTAGACGGGGAAACGGTCCTGAAGGACAGCACATCCTTAACCTATAGCTGGGATACGGCAGGAGTATATAGCGTTACCGTAAGCGGTTCTACGGATACCGAGAGCTTTTCGAATACCTGGGAGGTAAACGTGACAGAACCTGAAGAGCCGCCAGTTGAGAACAAATCAATAATCACGATAATTCCCTGCGAGAACGTCGCACCCGGAGCTCAGTTTGACCTTGGCATAAAAATCGATCCCTCCACCCCAATAAACGGTGCACAGCTCGACTTCATATTCGACAGCTCAATGGTCTCAGCCACCGGCGTAACCGAAGGAGATATTTTCAAACAGAGCGAGGCATCCACTGTTTTCAACAGCGGGACGATCGACAACAGTGCCGGGATAGTCAAGAATGTTTATGGCTACATCCTGGGAGCCGTAAAAGTATCCGCACCCGGGACTTTTGCGACCGTTGACCTGACTGCAGGAAACAGGACAGGGATGGCAGAGTTCAACCTCTCAAACGTGATTATCAGTGACACAAGTTCAAGGTCAGCTCCTTATACCGTTACAAACGCAAGCGTACTGATAGACACTGCTCCGGTAATGGACCCTATTTGCTACCTCAAGTCGGTTGATGAGAAAAGCGCTCTCACTTTTAAGGTAACTGCCAAAGATGCGGACGGAGACAAACTTATTCTTTCAGCTTCAGGCCTCCCCGAAGGGGCAGAATTCAACACAGGATCAGGGGACTTCAGCTGGACCCCGGCTGTCGGACAGGCCGGAGTTTACACGTTTACCTTTGAAGTGAGCGACGGGTACCTCACGGATTCGGAGAACGTCACGGTAACCGTAAACAAGTTAAATAACCCACCGGTCATTGATTCCTTCGAACCTCCGGACGGGTCGTCTTTCAGCGAAGGGGAAAGGATAGAGGTCTCAGTAAACGCATCCGATGCAGACGGGGACCTCCTTAAATACTCCATCATGATCGACGGAGTGGAATACAGCACTGAAAATACTTATGTCTGGGAAACGGGTTATTCCAGTAGCGGCAACCATACAATTGAGGTGGCCGTAAGCGATGGAATAGAAAAAGTTACGGAGCAGAACAATATATACATTAACAACTACCACCCGCGCTGGGACGTAAACCAGGACGGGGTAGTAAACATCCTTGACATAACCATAATAGCCCAGAATTACGGAAGCAGCACAGTAAAGCCGTACCCGCGCTGGGATGTGAACCAGGACGGAGTGATAAACATCCAGGACCTTACCCTGGCCGGGTACTATTTCGGGGAAACAGTAGTCTAAAAACAGTTCAAAAAAGATAAAAAATATGGGGCAGGCACAAAACCTGCTTCAAAATTACTTTTCTCACATAGCCACTTTTCAGTATCCACTTACTATTTTGAACTTACTATATTCACTTACTATTTTGAACTTACTGACTGATTTGGCTTACTGGCTGATTTGGCTTACTGACTGATTTGGCTTACTGGCTGATTTGGCTTACTGGCTGATTTGGCTTACTGACTGATTTGGCTTACTGACTGATTTGGCTTACTGGCTGATTTGGTTTATCTGACTGTCTGGTTTATTAAACTTATTTATTATCATGACTATAGTTAACCTGGATAATAAACTGCAGGTTAATGAAAATAATGAATACGACCTTGAAAAGATAATTTTTTATACATCATAAAATAAATTGCATAGTATGGCGAGAAAATATAAACTAACAGGAATCTGTTTATTTACAATAATTACAATTCTCTTAATATTCACTTTTACGGCATCTGCAGCCACCCAGGTAACTCTCCGGCCTTTATCCAAAGTGGTTGAATCAGGGAGCCCGATAACTGTAGATATATTTGTAGATCCGGATACGGAAATTGCAGGCATGCAGTTCGACCTGAAGTTTGACGGCTCAGTACTGCAGGTAACAGATGTGACTGAAGGCGACCTGTTTAAACAGAATGGTACGGAAACTTTTTTTAACCCGGGACAGAAGGATACGGGAACACTTAAAAACGTATATGGGTGCATTCTGGGAAAAGGAGAAGCTTCTACTTCCGCCAGATTTGCAACAGTGACGTTATCCTCAACCCCGGGCAAAAGAGGTGTGGCACAAATTTATCTTCAAAACGTTACTGTAAGTAGCCGGGAAGGAAATGCCGTGCAAACCAGAGTGAAAAATACCAGCATCATACTCACGAAAACAAGAAATTATGATAACTTCCAGAGGGAACTGATTAAAAGACTGGTAGAGGAACTGACCTTGAAAAGGCAAAGTTATGCCTGAGGGTTTCGATGTTTTCGGCATAATATGCCATATATTACCGGATAATAAGTGTTAATCATCATACAAAGACAGATAAGAAAGAATAATAATATATAGCCAGGTATTTAGACAGATATATATGATTTGTCATACAGATGAGAAACTATGTTTGGGAACAGCAGGAAAATATGCATCTGGTTATTTGCAATAATAGCAGCACTCTCAATATTCTCCTCTAATGCAGCTGCCGCTTCAGAGGTAATTCTCAGGCCGTCAGCCGGGACAAACTGGGGGGATAATCCGGTTACATTAGACATTTTCGTAGTTCCAGACACAGATGTTGCAGGCATGCAGTTTGACCTGAAATTTAATGAATCATTGCTGCAGGTAACAAATGTGACTGAAGGCGACCTGTTTGAGCAGAGCGGAATGGAGACATATTTTAACTCAGGAAAAACAGATGCAGGAGCACTAAAAAATACATACGGATGTATTCTGGGAAAAGGAGAAGTTTCGACTCCAGGCACATTTGCAACAGTTACACTGTCTTTAACCTCAAATAAGAACATTATGTCTGAAATATACTTTGAAAACGTTATTATAAGCAGCCCGGAAGGTAATGCTGTAGAAATCAAAGTGAAAAATCACAGCACTGAACCTGTAGAAACAAAAGATAAAACTGAACCTGTAGAAACAAAAGATAAAACTGAACCTGTAGAAACAAAAGATAGGAGCAGTTCATGGAAAGAAAGAATCTATAATTTGTTAGAACAACTTGTGTAAATTAGTTTGCAGGACCTGGTTATTCATCTGTTTACTTTTACTTTTTTATTATTAATGTGAAATTTACTTTTTCCTGAGAAACTCACTTTTTTTGAAGAAGTTCATATATTCAAGTAGATCGATCGGAATCTCCCTCATAATTCAAATGACCTTGAGTTTTACTCTTGATTCAGTTCCGAACTCAGGAGATTTTCATAGCCAAACACCTCCGCCAGTCGAGTCCTGACCAGCTTCACCTGGAGAGATAAAAGTATAACATATAAAAAATATATGTTAAAGTAGTGATAATCGTTTTTAACAAATCACAAATGGTGAAAAAAATGAGGCTTCCGGACAGGAGATCAAATTTTAGTTTATACTTGATAGTGTTCCTTTTTTTAAGCACCACATTGATAGGGACTACTGCCGCAGAAACTATAATAAGTATATCCCCCAGGGAACAGGCTATCGAAGAAAACGAGAGCTTTACAATCAACATATACATCGAACCTGACACACCCATATCCGGAGTTCAGTTTGACTTCATATTCAACAGCAGCCTTGTAAATGTAAACAACATACAGGAAAAAAAAGCATTAAGCCAGACAGGTGCAACTACCATATTCAATGCGGGCAGTATTGACAACTCAAAGGGCACTGTTACCGGGGTTTACAGCCTGATCCTTGGAAAAAACACAGCAACAGAGCCCGGAACTCTTTCAGCGATCAATCTCGTTTCAAACGGCCTGCCGGGAGTATGCAAACTGCAGCTTTCAAACGTCATCGTAAGCAACTCAAGCGGGAAGGCAGTGCCTGTAACAATTGTAAACGGCAGTGTCAATGTCGGGGATGCGGAAAGTACGGGCCGGTCCGACAACAGCTCTGGAACCTCAACCGGAGAAAGGTCCGGCGGGGGAGGAGGCATCGATAACGGGGAAAATTATGAAAACATTAAGCTAAAAGAAGTATCCAGAGTATATGTAAGTAAAGAAACCGTTGTCTCTTATCGATTTAAAGCTTCGGAAAATCCGGTTTCGTACATAAATTATACAGCTCTCAAAAACGCTGGTTTCATAACAACAACCATCGAGGTTCTGGAAAATACTTCAGGGCTTGTTTCGGGTAAGCCTGGGGGAATAGTCTATAAAAACCTGAATATATGGGTAGGAAAGAACGGTTATTCAACTGAAGAAAACATAGGAAACCCGGTAATCGGTTTTAGAGTAAACAAAACCTGGCTGGAAGAAAACCGGATTCAGGTATCAACCGTCAAACTAAACAGATATCACCTGAATGCATGGAATCCCCTTCCCACCGTAAAAACAGGAGAAGATTCGGAATATATATTCTTTGAATCGGAAGCTCCGGGTTTTTCTCCTTTCGTAATAACAGGCCAGAGTTCCCAATTTGCATATGGTCCGGAAAATCGGCTTCCGGACTTAAAAGAAAAACTGGGAACAGAACCGGTCGTCAAAGAAACCTCTGAAGCTAACCTTTCTTCTGAAAAGGAAAAAGAAACCGTCCGGAGTGAAGATGGACAGGAATCCCGGACTTCTCAGGCACCGGGATCTGGCATATCCGGAACCGGGATATTATTCCTGGCTGCACTGACGTCCTTCAAAAGAAACAGAAAGTGAAAAGGAATAATCGGCTTCTATTTTAAATTATTTACAACCTTCCCGGAACTAAAATCCCCGCAATACAAAAAACCGAAGTCAGCAAAAACATTGCATAAGTTGCCTGCTTCTCAGTTAACCTGTAGTAGTAAGGCAGGACCCATTTAAGAGTAAGGTTATTTGGGACGTCCAGAGTTCCGTCTTCCCTAATTTTTCCAAACTTAACAGCAGGATATTTTTTAATTTTCCAGTAGACATACATTAAGAAATTAACCGTATGCGGGATGAACATAATAAAACCGCTTATGATGAAGCCCTGGATGACAATAATAGCCCCGATTGCAGCCCCGACCGTAAGCGACCCGACATTTCCCCAGAAGATCCTTGCAGGATAGCGTTCGTAAAAGTAAAACCCGAGTGTGGCTCCCGTAACGGCTACAACGGGGATTATGTTTTCGACATCATGTATCAGGACTGACTTTATAATCAGGGAAACGAGGATGATTATGGACAGGCCCGAAGCAAGCCCGTTGTATCCGGAATGCATGTTAACCAGGTTTGATGCGACCAGAACGTAAGTCGGGACAATGAACTGCAGGTAGAGGATTCCGAGTTCCAGACTTCCGATACTTGGAAGAGTGAACGCGGTATGGGTTGCATACTGGATAAGAGGATAAGAGCAGTAGTACATTATCAGGAATTTGGATGTCCTGCCAATATTGACCATGTCGTCAAGGACACCGAAAAGCCCGAAAAGGGCAATGACAATCATTACAACATAGTTTGTGGATGTGAACTTGAAAAAGAGAGTGTTCATGGAAAGGGAAAGCATTGCAATCAGCAGAATTGCAGTCCCACCACGATCCGCTATCATAGGTGTGCCTTTTTTATAGACGTCTTTGGCAACAACCTTATTTTCAGTAAGCTTCCTGATAAAATATGGCATTGAGACTGCGGTTACTACTAACGGGACAAAGAAATTGCTTATAAGCATAATATTTTGAATGAATGAAGAAGGACTGGAGATCATTTTTTACTGTCCTCAGAGTTATTTATTTTAGTTCTACGAAAATAAATTTTACATTTAACCCGGGACATTAAAAGCATAGTTATAGAAATACTTATCGAAAACATTTATCATAAATTATACACAGTTCCAATGTATAAACTAAGAAGATTTCTTTTTAAAAAATGATCCGGTTCAAAAACCCCAATTTAGCCCTTTTCAGATACAAATGTATTTACATAAAAAAAGTCTCCAACATATATAGTAAAGTTTCAATATTTGAAAAATAGTCTCTCTATAATTAATAGTGAGAGTATAATATCCCGGGATTTCTACAACCAGGACAAAAAAAGATTATTATGATTAAACATAAATATTATCCGGCAGCTTTCAGATTTAAATTAATTCCGGAACACTGAAAGATATTTGAAGCAAACATGAAAAAGTTTAATATATTGGGATGTGACCGAAATTTTTACATACAGAAGAACCACAAAACAGATATGAATTGTTGTTCGAATTTTACTGCAAATCGTTTGTTAAAACAAAGCTTTAAATCCCGCACCTATAATAAACCATAAAGATAAAATGCTAAAGCTCGAAAAATCCCGTTTTTTTATTTTAATTACCATATTATATGCAATTATGGTATTTTACCTGTCAGTCAGTGCCGGCGTGGGGGACCTCAAACACCTCCTGAAAATGGGCCTGGGCTATCCGCTCAAAAATGCTCTCCTTGCCAACGACCTGTCTTCTGTAGTGGATTTTTTGCTTGCCTCGCTGCACACGGTTCAGGACGCATCCATAGACCCCGGGCATGTAGGGATATACTTCGGACTCGGAGTTTTACTGTACCTTGTTTTTTTAAGTTCGAAAAACCCGACATTTGTAAGATATTCGGCAATCTGTGCAGTATTTATAGGGACTGCTTACGGTATACTGAACGAAATATTCCAGACATTCTTACCATACCGGACTGCAAGCGTGGCAGATGCGGTCTCAAACCTGATAGGGCTAGTGCTTGCACAGATCTGCGTAATCTTTTTTGTACTTACTCTGAAAGCAATAATAGATAAGAAAAAAAGAA
This genomic interval carries:
- a CDS encoding PGF-pre-PGF domain-containing protein, with product MFLFLSTTLIGTTAAETIISISPREQAIEENESFTINIYIEPDTPISGVQFDFIFNSSLVNVNNIQEKKALSQTGATTIFNAGSIDNSKGTVTGVYSLILGKNTATEPGTLSAINLVSNGLPGVCKLQLSNVIVSNSSGKAVPVTIVNGSVNVGDAESTGRSDNSSGTSTGERSGGGGGIDNGENYENIKLKEVSRVYVSKETVVSYRFKASENPVSYINYTALKNAGFITTTIEVLENTSGLVSGKPGGIVYKNLNIWVGKNGYSTEENIGNPVIGFRVNKTWLEENRIQVSTVKLNRYHLNAWNPLPTVKTGEDSEYIFFESEAPGFSPFVITGQSSQFAYGPENRLPDLKEKLGTEPVVKETSEANLSSEKEKETVRSEDGQESRTSQAPGSGISGTGILFLAALTSFKRNRK
- a CDS encoding glycosyltransferase family 2 protein, with protein sequence MVKVSVVIPLYNKEPHIKRTLCSVLGQNVNDFEVIVVDGGSEDNGPTIVENFANMDSRIRLIRQEGTGVSEARNQGVRESRSDLIALLDADDEWMSNYLETILRMRDNYPYAGLYATSIKNEFIGNVLMELDEELRNLVPNEGLILSYFKIYKHGHALFGTSSVTIPKKIFLNIGGFQTDFWWGEDIDLWGRIALKYQIAYSSQVCAIYYQNVINSAVKRKKPVETHPFLITAKKALNLDQVPHEMVNDLKAYVMFLEMFTAKHNIEAGDKKLAFGLLIRKDINLTYKKRLLRTIVSTSVKTNFPLIYKKYLNIYNHEVP
- a CDS encoding MraY family glycosyltransferase; protein product: MISSPSSFIQNIMLISNFFVPLVVTAVSMPYFIRKLTENKVVAKDVYKKGTPMIADRGGTAILLIAMLSLSMNTLFFKFTSTNYVVMIVIALFGLFGVLDDMVNIGRTSKFLIMYYCSYPLIQYATHTAFTLPSIGSLELGILYLQFIVPTYVLVASNLVNMHSGYNGLASGLSIIILVSLIIKSVLIHDVENIIPVVAVTGATLGFYFYERYPARIFWGNVGSLTVGAAIGAIIVIQGFIISGFIMFIPHTVNFLMYVYWKIKKYPAVKFGKIREDGTLDVPNNLTLKWVLPYYYRLTEKQATYAMFLLTSVFCIAGILVPGRL
- a CDS encoding VanZ family protein, giving the protein MLKLEKSRFFILITILYAIMVFYLSVSAGVGDLKHLLKMGLGYPLKNALLANDLSSVVDFLLASLHTVQDASIDPGHVGIYFGLGVLLYLVFLSSKNPTFVRYSAICAVFIGTAYGILNEIFQTFLPYRTASVADAVSNLIGLVLAQICVIFFVLTLKAIIDKKKRTEGPAD
- a CDS encoding cohesin domain-containing protein, translating into MARKYKLTGICLFTIITILLIFTFTASAATQVTLRPLSKVVESGSPITVDIFVDPDTEIAGMQFDLKFDGSVLQVTDVTEGDLFKQNGTETFFNPGQKDTGTLKNVYGCILGKGEASTSARFATVTLSSTPGKRGVAQIYLQNVTVSSREGNAVQTRVKNTSIILTKTRNYDNFQRELIKRLVEELTLKRQSYA
- a CDS encoding putative Ig domain-containing protein; amino-acid sequence: MIDNITIERGGDYLNPKTYVAFIVASGHDNKVTNISVNGGPWSGVDLTDNEFNTTLENIYVDNAGHNGVDFHGQWNCSINNVTVNGSIAENFLIAGPDAVYQPDYNLINWTPVKDDRVTHNITIKNYNSYNASGSALSANRLMNLFVENLTSDNRGGGILINYAMGVKILDAQILNHTGYGIALGLGGRGVVKDASIMDSSFNTYAWMIETQNVNFINTKTPSYRFQAGNKAEYKVGYYADILAVDPKGNQISDCAVLITANNTTFSSTNGFGDNQTSFNTESNGHTALPNENRKNSPAITEYYKNYPEGKYLLLSHTATITTPDGRTVSLSGITPDSSWYRKDPNVPTYTITAIIPDDSTGPQITGFAPSTENPFNPGETKNFRVWTDEPLKEMEWYVDGKLVSEGSLNYTWTITKDESVIKFEGSNANGDVSKSWDVWGTGGNSSDLIEFFPEDTSLVKNTGESVYFNVSSGRALTANWFVDGETVLKDSTSLTYSWDTAGVYSVTVSGSTDTESFSNTWEVNVTEPEEPPVENKSIITIIPCENVAPGAQFDLGIKIDPSTPINGAQLDFIFDSSMVSATGVTEGDIFKQSEASTVFNSGTIDNSAGIVKNVYGYILGAVKVSAPGTFATVDLTAGNRTGMAEFNLSNVIISDTSSRSAPYTVTNASVLIDTAPVMDPICYLKSVDEKSALTFKVTAKDADGDKLILSASGLPEGAEFNTGSGDFSWTPAVGQAGVYTFTFEVSDGYLTDSENVTVTVNKLNNPPVIDSFEPPDGSSFSEGERIEVSVNASDADGDLLKYSIMIDGVEYSTENTYVWETGYSSSGNHTIEVAVSDGIEKVTEQNNIYINNYHPRWDVNQDGVVNILDITIIAQNYGSSTVKPYPRWDVNQDGVINIQDLTLAGYYFGETVV
- a CDS encoding cohesin domain-containing protein, yielding MFGNSRKICIWLFAIIAALSIFSSNAAAASEVILRPSAGTNWGDNPVTLDIFVVPDTDVAGMQFDLKFNESLLQVTNVTEGDLFEQSGMETYFNSGKTDAGALKNTYGCILGKGEVSTPGTFATVTLSLTSNKNIMSEIYFENVIISSPEGNAVEIKVKNHSTEPVETKDKTEPVETKDKTEPVETKDRSSSWKERIYNLLEQLV